A DNA window from Hordeum vulgare subsp. vulgare chromosome 1H, MorexV3_pseudomolecules_assembly, whole genome shotgun sequence contains the following coding sequences:
- the LOC123404708 gene encoding uncharacterized protein LOC123404708, which produces MATPPPPRRRAADATLEHRASLPRLQWSSAALVLRLHRGMQWCPPVLQTTKHAHRRRMFIRPSLPCASPQQPHRRLTALEHRRARWQHCIDASSDAIVVLP; this is translated from the coding sequence ATGGCAACGCCGCCACCTCCGCGTCGACGGGCTGCCGACGCTACATTGGAGCACCGCGCATCGCTGCCGCGGCTGCAGTGGAGCTCCGCCGCGCTGGTGTTGCGGCTTCACCGGGGGATGCAATGGTGTCCGCCGGTGCTGCAAACGACGAAGCACGCGCATCGCCGTCGCATGTTCATCCGCCCGTCCCTGCCATGTGCTTCACCACAGCAACCCCATCGGCGTCTCACTGCGTTGGAGCACCGCCGTGCGCGGTGGCAGCACTGCATTGACGCTTCGTCGGACGCCATCGTGGTGCTGCCATGA
- the LOC123395422 gene encoding protein FAR1-RELATED SEQUENCE 4-like: MTFDTENEVREYYIKYAKAKGFGVTRRSSHSDDNGQVKYLTLCCSRYGKTQSNSRNMLKPNPTAGIGCEAKIYVTRGPDGKLHLSKAILDHNHALSPHKSRLFRCNKKLNFHVKRRLELNDRAGIRVNKNFNSFVVAADGHENLTFGEKTCRNFLEKTRRLKFGSGDAEAVRDYFIKMQSDNPNFFSVMDVDDESRLRNVFWDDARSRAVYESFHDVITFDTTYLVNKYDMPFACFVGVNHHGQSVLLGCALLSNEDTPTFVWLFEAWLTCMSNRHPKAIITDQAKAIQNGVEEQQDREAAGSGGHHTASIAAPHSSLPWQHGSIIATSPELPTTAAALHCNLAGASATDPALHCNLVGASFQPCRSSNDRWRFTAAPAALQRNSAPRAPWQHLDVRHQ, translated from the exons ATGACCTTCGATACTGAGAATGAGGTGCGAGAGTACTATATCAAATATGCTAAAGCAAAAGGCTTTGGTGTGACGAGAAGAAGCTCACATAGTGATGATAATGGACAAGTAAAGTACCTTACACTTTGTTGCTCTCGGTATGGTAAGACTCAATCGAACTCAAGAAATATGTTGAAGCCAAACccaacagccgggataggatgtgaAGCTAAAATTTATGTTACACGTGGTCCTGATGGGAAGCTTCATCTTTCAAAGGCGATTTTGGATCACAATCATGCATTGAGTCCACATAAATCTCGGTTATTTAGATGCAATAAGAAGTTAAATTTCCATGTCAAGCGCAGGCTTGAGCTGAATGACCGCGCCGGAATAAGAGTAAACAAGAATTTCAATTCTTTTGTTGTGGCAGCAGATGGTCATGAGAACCTAACTTTTGGTGAGAAAACTTGTCGCAATTTTCTAGAGAAAACAAGAAGGTTAAAATTTGGTAGTGGTGATGCTGAAGCGGTTCGTGACTATTTTATCAAAATGCAATCCGACAATCCAAACTTTTTTAGTGTCATGGATGTTGATGATGAATCCCGACTTCGGAATGTTTTTTGGGATGATGCAAGAAGCAGAGCAGTGTATGAATCTTTTCATGATGTCATTACTTTTGACACAACATACTTGGTGAACAAATATGATATGCCTTTTGCTTGTTTTGTCGGAGTGAATCATCATGGCCAATCAGTGCTGCTAGGGTGTGCTTTATTATCAAATGAAGATACTCCAACATTTGTCTGGTTATTTGAAGCATGGCTTACTTGTATGTCAAATCGCCATCCAAAAGCTATTATaactgatcaagcaaaagcaattCAGAATGGTGTGGAAGAA CAGCAGGATCGGGAGGCCGCAGGATCGGGAGGCCACCACACAGCTTCCATAGCAGCACCACATAGCAGTCTCCCATGGCAGCATGGGTCCATCATTGCAACCTCGCCGGAGCTTCCGACGACCGCCGCGGCGCTCCACTGCAACCTCGCCGGAGCTTCAGCTACCGACCCGGCGCTTCACTGCAACCTCGTCGGAGCTTCATTCCAACCTTGTCGGAGCTCGAACGACCGTTGGCGGTTCACTGCAGCTCCGGCGGCCCTTCAACGCAACTCTGCGCCGCGAGCTCCATGGCAACACCTCGACGTGCGCCACCAGTGA